From the genome of Adhaeribacter pallidiroseus:
CGAATATTTTATGGCCGCTGCTCGCCATGAATTAGCATAAGCAACTTTTTCTGGTTTCTATCTCTTCATTTTGGGGTTAAGCAAGAATAGTGGCTAAAATCTTATTCGGTACCCCAAAAATTACGTACTGGTTTGTTACCTGTAAACCAAGCGACTCCCGAAATAAATTTTAAGAGAGCGGCTTGGGTCTGCTCTTTGGCCTTTTATGTCTTATAAAGGCACATTTCCCAGAGAAAATAAACTACTATAACTAAACGCATAATCATTAATGGCTAATTTACACATCGGCACTTCGGGCTGGTCTTATCGCTGGAAAGGATTGTTTTATCCCGAAGACCTGAAATCGGCAGATTATTTAAATTACTTCGCCCAGCACTTTAACTGCACCGAAATAAACAGCAGCTTTTACCATTTTACCATGGAAAAAACCATCCAGAAATGGTTGGAGCAAACGCCCCCGAAATTTAAATTCAGCGCGAAACTAAACCAGGAAATAACTCACAAACGCAAATTCGACGACAGCGAAGAACTATTACTTAAGTTTATGAGCCGCTACGTACTCATGGGCGAACGCTTAGGTGTTATTCTCATCCAGATTGCTGCCAGTTTCCGGTTCGATCGACCTACTGCCGAAAGCTTTTATCGCTTGCTCCGGCAGCACTATCCGCAGGTAAAATTTGCGCTGGAAGCCCGCCACGTTTCCTGGTTCACCGACGAGTCGTTAGATTTGCTGCGCGATTACGAAATAACATTTGTGATTGCCAGCGCCGGCAAGCGTTTCCCGAGTTTAGAAACTACTACCACCGAAACTGTTTACCTGCGTTTACACGGCGACGAACGCCTGTATTCGTCGTTATACTCCGACGAAAAACTGGAACGCTATGCCTACATGATTAACGATTGGCTGCTCGATGGCAAAGAAGTCTGGGTGTTTTTCAATAACACGATTATGGGCAGCGCCATCACCAATGCCAAAAGCCTGCAAACTTTACTGGCTAATATGTAAATTTTTAAAAAAAAGTACTGGCTAAGAATATGTTTAAAAATTAGGGAAGGGGAATTTAACAGAATTATAAAATCAAAAAAGGCAGTAGTCGAGTAACAAAGGGTGTCTAAATCCGAGTTACGATGCCGAAGAAGAAACTAAAGTTTACCCGTCAGCACTTCTGTGCGTTGACTACTGCCCAAAGGCAAGTTATAAAAGAAATTATTGACAATGGCCGGAAACGTAAACATAATTTGTTGGAGGTAGTGCAAGCCATTCTACGGATTACCCGTACTGGCCTGCAATGGCGGAACTTGGAAGGAGCTTATCCGCCCTGGCCAGTAGTGTATTACTACTTTCGCAAGTGGCAAGCCGATGGTACTTGGGCCCAAGTGTTAACCGCCTTGGTGAGAAAGGAGCGCCAAAGGCAAAAACGAGAGGAGCAAGCCTCGGCCGTGGCCGTGGATAGTCAGAGCGTGAAGAAAGCCAGTTTTATTTCCCTGGAAACAGGGATAGATGGCGGTAAAAACGTGAATGGGCGCAAACGGCATCTAGCCGTGGACACGTTGGGCTTACCGCTGGCCCTACATGTTTCTTCGGCCCAAGAGCACGATGGGCAAGCAGGGGTGGAACTGCTCTGGCAGCTGGAGCAAGCTTCTAATCGGCTCACCTTGATTCGAGCTGACCAAGCTTATAGCGGCTACTTTAAAGACTGTGCCCAGCTTTATGAGTGGTCAGTAGAGATCACGCAAAAGCCGGAAAGTCAAAGGGGATTTGTGCCCCAGAAAGGCAGATGGCAGGTAGAAAGAAGTTTCGCTTGGTTAAACTTCTTTCGCCGTTTGAGCAAGGATTATGAGAAAACTACCGCTTCTTCCCTCTGCTTTCTGCAGCTGGCTTTTATTGATATGCTTTTGGCAAGAGTACCTAACTAAATTTTTAAACATACTCTTATTCAATTTTCAGTCTATCAACGTTTTAAAGACTTTGGTCCTGACCCTTTTCCATAATTTAATCCGGAGCACGAACCTGCTGGTCCGAGTTTTAACCCAGCTTAGCTTGTTTTCGGAAAAGCAAAACTGTATCTTACCTGCCTTACTTTTAATTTTTTACCAATGCGTTCTTTTCGCTGGCGGCCTTATTTTCAAAGCCTTTCGCTTGTTTTTTTACTTTTAGCGTGCCAACGTACGTGGCAACCAGCTGCCCAGTTACGGCCGGAAGCCCGATTACCGGTTAACACCGCCGTGGCCGCTGATGTAACCGCCGAAGCCGCCATTGCACCGTACCGGCAAAAAGTAGAACAGCGCATGAGCGAAGTAATTGGTCAAGCTCCCGCCGAATTAAAAGCCGATGTTATTGAATCGCCATTAGGTAATTTTGTGGCTGATCTGCAACGCAACCAGGCCGCGGCTTTACTCGGCCGGCCCATTGATATGGGACTGATGACGCGGGGAGGTTTGCGGTATATTATTCCGCAGGGCAACATTACGGTAGGCGATGTTTTTGAACTCATGCCTTTCGAAAACGAATTGCTGGTACTTACTTTATCCGGCGCTACCGTCGAAAAATTGTTTCAGTTTGGGGCTAGCAAAAAAATATTAGCGCTTTCCAACGCTTCCTTTACGATTCAAAACGATCAGGCTACCAACATTTTAATTGGGGGTAAACCTTATGATAAACAACAAACTTATACCTTAGCTATCTCGGATTACTTAGCCAACGGCGGCGATAACCTGAGTTTTTTAAAAGAAGCGATAAAAACCGAAACAGTTGGTATTCTGCTGCGCGATGCCATTATTAAACACATTCAGCAACTAACCGCGCAAGGCAAACCCGTTGAAGCCCGCG
Proteins encoded in this window:
- a CDS encoding IS5 family transposase; amino-acid sequence: MPKKKLKFTRQHFCALTTAQRQVIKEIIDNGRKRKHNLLEVVQAILRITRTGLQWRNLEGAYPPWPVVYYYFRKWQADGTWAQVLTALVRKERQRQKREEQASAVAVDSQSVKKASFISLETGIDGGKNVNGRKRHLAVDTLGLPLALHVSSAQEHDGQAGVELLWQLEQASNRLTLIRADQAYSGYFKDCAQLYEWSVEITQKPESQRGFVPQKGRWQVERSFAWLNFFRRLSKDYEKTTASSLCFLQLAFIDMLLARVPN
- a CDS encoding DUF72 domain-containing protein, translated to MANLHIGTSGWSYRWKGLFYPEDLKSADYLNYFAQHFNCTEINSSFYHFTMEKTIQKWLEQTPPKFKFSAKLNQEITHKRKFDDSEELLLKFMSRYVLMGERLGVILIQIAASFRFDRPTAESFYRLLRQHYPQVKFALEARHVSWFTDESLDLLRDYEITFVIASAGKRFPSLETTTTETVYLRLHGDERLYSSLYSDEKLERYAYMINDWLLDGKEVWVFFNNTIMGSAITNAKSLQTLLANM
- a CDS encoding 5'-nucleotidase C-terminal domain-containing protein; protein product: MRSFRWRPYFQSLSLVFLLLACQRTWQPAAQLRPEARLPVNTAVAADVTAEAAIAPYRQKVEQRMSEVIGQAPAELKADVIESPLGNFVADLQRNQAAALLGRPIDMGLMTRGGLRYIIPQGNITVGDVFELMPFENELLVLTLSGATVEKLFQFGASKKILALSNASFTIQNDQATNILIGGKPYDKQQTYTLAISDYLANGGDNLSFLKEAIKTETVGILLRDAIIKHIQQLTAQGKPVEARVEGRVKIL